CATTTCCCGAGCGCCGGCAAACCGTTGAAGTTGCTCAGGGGGTGCAGCGAGCCAAAGGCCGGGCCCACATTCCCCAGGGAAGAAGCCGCCCCCCCGATGGCGGATACAAAATCCAGGCCGAGCAGGCTTAAAACAAGCGCGCCGATGATAAACAGGAGCATATAGAGGACAAAGAAGGCGATGATGTTGTAGACAATGTGTTCGGTCACCGTCTTGTCGTTGTACCGCACGGGGATGATGGCGCTCGGGTGGAGCGTCCGCTTGAACTCGAGCAAGCCGTTTTTGATGATCAGGATATGCCGCATGATCTTGATGCCCCCGGCCGTGGAGCCTGCGGACCCCCCGGCAAACATCAACCCGAAAAAGAACACCGTCAGGAAGGGCGTCCAGTTGGTAAAATCGGCGGTGACAAACCCCGTGGTGGTCACTACGGCCACTACCTGGAAAAGCCCATGGCGGAAGGCGCTTTCCCCGGCACCCCAGACCATCGGGTGGTACTCCGACTCGGGCACGTCGGCCCGGAAATAAATCACCAGGGCCGCCATGATGGCAAACACCACAACCATCAGGCCGAATACCTTGAATTCCTCGTCCCGCAAAACCTTCTGCACCCTGCCCTTAAAGGCAAAATAACTCAACACGAAATTGGACCCTGCCAAAAACATGAAGACAATGATGATATACTGGATGAGCGGCTGGCTGTTCCAATAGGCGATACTGGCATTTTTGGTGGAAAACCCGCCGGTTGAAAGCGTGGCCAGGGCGTGGTTGATGGCGTCGAAAAAGGACATCCCGGCCAGGCGGAGCAACAGCGTTTCCGCCAGGGTATACCCCACATAGATCAGCCAGAGCCGTTTGGCGGTATCCGTAATCCGCGGGTGGAGCTTATCTCCCGTGGGCCCGGGCGCCTCGGCGGCAAAGAGTTGCATCCCCCCGA
This genomic window from Robiginitalea biformata HTCC2501 contains:
- a CDS encoding TrkH family potassium uptake protein, with amino-acid sequence MSLNTRIILHLMGLLLLFNGGFMLLAALVSGIYQDGVTYQISLAAITTLFAGTVAMYFTRGHKKEVKRKEGYIIVTFGWIVMSVSGVLPYLFSGAIPDVTNAFFETISGYTTTGASILDDIERLPEGILFWRSLTHWIGGMGIIVLAIAILPLLGIGGMQLFAAEAPGPTGDKLHPRITDTAKRLWLIYVGYTLAETLLLRLAGMSFFDAINHALATLSTGGFSTKNASIAYWNSQPLIQYIIIVFMFLAGSNFVLSYFAFKGRVQKVLRDEEFKVFGLMVVVFAIMAALVIYFRADVPESEYHPMVWGAGESAFRHGLFQVVAVVTTTGFVTADFTNWTPFLTVFFFGLMFAGGSAGSTAGGIKIMRHILIIKNGLLEFKRTLHPSAIIPVRYNDKTVTEHIVYNIIAFFVLYMLLFIIGALVLSLLGLDFVSAIGGAASSLGNVGPAFGSLHPLSNFNGLPALGKWWCGFLMLAGRLELFTVLILLTPYFWKRT